The proteins below are encoded in one region of Silene latifolia isolate original U9 population chromosome 2, ASM4854445v1, whole genome shotgun sequence:
- the LOC141643443 gene encoding plant intracellular Ras-group-related LRR protein 4-like — MEKFTEAAKTVEGVVEDIMKMLRLLPERPEIEEVVAAKTLIINVEKEDQLKLEAINKQTKGKGIPEELFFVYLEMQKALVHFQSKEQKREAVRLLDLENAHLLFDELIQRASQCVSPGSGGGSGFGKSGYVGRETGMGSGTGSRGFGVGGIGGGVGGGVNGASTSSYLEKEGLKKNEMFTRDDSYVMKSKAGLHLDGFSTTSVIAPQIQDSTLKTSAQDGEKVSLIKLASLIEVSAKKGTKEINLCGKLSDQVDWLPDSIGKLSNLTSLDLSENRIVALPVTLGGLSSLSKLDLHANRINELPESIGELLNLVFLDLRGNNLVKLPPSIGRLIRLEVLDLSSNSLSSLPDSIGSLVSLQKLHVETNNLDELPHTIGQCTSLQELHVDYNRLKALPEAVGKIETLEILSVRYNNIRQLPTTMSSLTKLRELDASFNELEAVPESLCFAATLVKLNVSNNFADLRFLPRSIGNLESLEVLDISNNQIRVLPDSFRSLSRLTTLYVDQNPLEVPPREIAERGAQAVVQYMADLVANRDVKSQPTKEKKTWSQICCFLQSNKRKRSGVDYV; from the exons ATGGAGAAATTTACGGAGGCGGCGAAGACGGTGGAAGGTGTGGTGGAGGATATAATGAAGATGCTTAGATTGTTACCGGAGAGGCCGGAAATTGAGGAGGTTGTGGCGGCGAAAACGCTTATAATAAATGTTGAGAAAGAGGATCAATTGAAGTTGGAAGCCATTAATAAGCAAACTAAAGGAAAAGGAATTCCTGAAGAATTGTTCTTTGTGTATTTGGAGATGCAGAAAGCATTAGTACATTTTCAAAGTAAAGAACAAAAGAGGGAAGCAGTTAGACTTCTTGATCTTGAGAATGCACACCTACTGTTTGATGAATTGATTCAGAGAGCTTCTCAGTGTGTTTCGCCTGGTAGTGGGGGTGGGAGTGGTTTTGGGAAGTCTGGGTATGTGGGGAGGGAGACTGGTATGGGTTCTGGAACCGGGTCGAGGGGATTTGGTGTTGGTGGtattggtggtggtgttggtggcggAGTTAATGGCGCTTCGACGAGTTCTTATTTGGAGAAGGAGGGTTTGAAGAAGAATGAGATGTTTACTAGGGATGATAGTTATGTTATGAAATCTAAGGCTGGTTTGCATCTTGATGGGTTTAGCACTACTTCTGTTATTGCTCCTCAGATTCAGGATTCCACTCTTAAGACCTCTG CTCAAGATGGTGAGAAAGTTAGTTTGATTAAGTTGGCAAGTTTGATTGAAGTATCTGCGAAAAAAGGGACTAAGGAGATCAATCTATGTGGCAAGTTGTCGGATCAAGTCGATTGGTTGCCTGATTCAATAGGGAAGCTATCGAATTTGACCTCTCTTGATCTGTCAGAGAATCGGATTGTTGCTTTGCCTGTCACCCTTGGAGGTCTTTCCTCGCTGTCTAAATTGGATTTACATGCCAACAGAATCAATGAGCTTCCGGAGTCCATTGGTGAACTATTGAATCTAGTTTTTCTTGACCTTAGGGGTAACAACTTGGTCAAGCTCCCTCCTAGTATTGGCAGGTTGATTCGTCTTGAGGTGCTCGACTTGAGTTCAAATAGTTTATCTTCGCTCCCTGATTCAATTGGGTCTTTGGTTAGCCTCCAGAAATTGCATGTGGAGACTAATAATCTTGATGAGCTCCCACACACAATCGGGCAATGCACTTCCCTTCAAGAGCTACATGTCGACTATAATCGTCTTAAAGCCCTGCCCGAGGCCGTGGGAAAGATAGAGACACTAGAAATTCTTTCTGTGAGGTACAATAATATAAGACAGCTTCCTACTACGATGTCTTCTCTGACAAAGCTGAGGGAACTTGATGCGAGCTTCAACGAGCTTGAGGCAGTACCTGAAAGCTTGTGTTTTGCCGCAACTCTTGTGAAGCTGAATGTAAGTAACAACTTTGCTGACTTGAGATTTCTTCCAAGATCAATCGGGAACCTTGAGTCGCTTGAAGTTCTTGATATCAGCAATAACCAAATACGGGTCCTCCCTGATTCTTTCCGTTCGTTGTCACGCTTGACTACACTCTATGTTGATCAAAATCCTTTGGAGGTGCCACCAAGGGAGATTGCTGAAAGGGGTGCGCAG GCTGTTGTTCAGTACATGGCTGATCTTGTTGCTAACAGGGATGTTAAATCACAACCTACTAAAGAGAAGAAGACCTGGTCACAGATATGCTGCTTTTTACAGTCAAACAAAAGAAAGCGCAGTGGCGTGGATTATGTTTAG